One Ananas comosus cultivar F153 linkage group 1, ASM154086v1, whole genome shotgun sequence DNA window includes the following coding sequences:
- the LOC109720393 gene encoding uncharacterized protein At2g29880-like isoform X2: MAGEAPHAFPPPTESDPKKQSRAKWTDMHRAYLVELLQEHNKDKWRGQNGWNKEGWRSIHKAMITKFSHSNYTLEQVKDQEQQLKKQFKAVKNLVEMSGFGWDGDKKMVSAPSEVWEPLINNNKELRKWHNKPFPWYEALYDIYEEGKRARGCEYYSNHSRGSSSTSQPESPLATIPGVRDNFDEHVEETQEVNLSAQIPSPSDLPHPVQVPPPSQSQMQAQEEARTASSSKKRKMRSGNINKMEDYLIVKERGDDKLAKAIVTAAEVQTRSYHDDKYSVDKCMEVFYALPDPWTADEVFKATRVFQRKKKNREAWLSLKDEHRAYWIKKAWEEGI; encoded by the exons ATGGCCGGAGAGGCGCCGCACGCTTTTCCTCCTCCAACAg AAAGCGATCCAAAAAAACAATCACGGGCAAAATGGACGGATATGCATAGAGCTTATTTAGTAGAACTTTTACAAGAACATAATAAAGATAAATGGAGAGGTCAAAATGGATGGAATAAAGAAGGATGGCGTAGTATACATAAGGCAATGATTACTAAGTTTTCTCATTCAAATTATACATTAGAACAAGTAAAAGATCAGGAGCAACAATTAAAGAAGCAATTTAAGGCTGTGAAGAACTTAGTAGAGATGAGTGGCTTTGGTTGGGATGGCGACAAGAAAATGGTTTCTGCTCCATCAGAAGTTTGGGAACCGTTGATTAAT aATAACAAAGAACTTAGGAAATGGCACAACAAGCCCTTTCCATGGTATGAAGCACTATATGATATTTATGAAG AAGGCAAACGTGCTCGTGGATGTGAGTATTATAGTAATCACTCTAGAGGTTCATCATCGACCTCCCAGCCGGAGTCTCCATTAGCCACGATTCCAGGTGTCAGAGATAATTTTGATGAACATGTTGAAGAGACTCAGGAAGTCAATCTGTCAGCTCAAATACCCTCGCCAAGTGACCTACCTCACCCAGTTCAAGTGCCTCCACCATCACAATCACAAATGCAAGCTCAAGAAGAAGCTAGGACAGCATCAagttctaaaaaaagaaaaatgagaagcGGAAATATCAATAAAATGGAAGATTATCTAATTGTGAAGGAGAGGGGTGACGATAAACTTGCTAAAGCTATTGTCACCGCAGCAGAGGTACAAACAAGAAGTTATCATGATGATAAATATTCTGTTGATAAATGTATGGAGGTGTTTTATGCATTGCCTGATCCATGGACCGCGGACGAGGTATTTAAAGCTACAAGAGTGttccaaagaaagaaaaaaaatcgtgAGGCTTGGCTTTCATTAAAGGATGAACATAGGGCTTATTGGATAAAAAAGGCATGGGAAGAAGGAATTTAG
- the LOC109720393 gene encoding L10-interacting MYB domain-containing protein-like isoform X1 translates to MAGEAPHAFPPPTESDPKKQSRAKWTDMHRAYLVELLQEHNKDKWRGQNGWNKEGWRSIHKAMITKFSHSNYTLEQVKDQEQQLKKQFKAVKNLVEMSGFGWDGDKKMVSAPSEVWEPLINNNKELRKWHNKPFPWYEALYDIYEGTYAEGKRARGCEYYSNHSRGSSSTSQPESPLATIPGVRDNFDEHVEETQEVNLSAQIPSPSDLPHPVQVPPPSQSQMQAQEEARTASSSKKRKMRSGNINKMEDYLIVKERGDDKLAKAIVTAAEVQTRSYHDDKYSVDKCMEVFYALPDPWTADEVFKATRVFQRKKKNREAWLSLKDEHRAYWIKKAWEEGI, encoded by the exons ATGGCCGGAGAGGCGCCGCACGCTTTTCCTCCTCCAACAg AAAGCGATCCAAAAAAACAATCACGGGCAAAATGGACGGATATGCATAGAGCTTATTTAGTAGAACTTTTACAAGAACATAATAAAGATAAATGGAGAGGTCAAAATGGATGGAATAAAGAAGGATGGCGTAGTATACATAAGGCAATGATTACTAAGTTTTCTCATTCAAATTATACATTAGAACAAGTAAAAGATCAGGAGCAACAATTAAAGAAGCAATTTAAGGCTGTGAAGAACTTAGTAGAGATGAGTGGCTTTGGTTGGGATGGCGACAAGAAAATGGTTTCTGCTCCATCAGAAGTTTGGGAACCGTTGATTAAT aATAACAAAGAACTTAGGAAATGGCACAACAAGCCCTTTCCATGGTATGAAGCACTATATGATATTTATGAAG GCACATATGCAGAAGGCAAACGTGCTCGTGGATGTGAGTATTATAGTAATCACTCTAGAGGTTCATCATCGACCTCCCAGCCGGAGTCTCCATTAGCCACGATTCCAGGTGTCAGAGATAATTTTGATGAACATGTTGAAGAGACTCAGGAAGTCAATCTGTCAGCTCAAATACCCTCGCCAAGTGACCTACCTCACCCAGTTCAAGTGCCTCCACCATCACAATCACAAATGCAAGCTCAAGAAGAAGCTAGGACAGCATCAagttctaaaaaaagaaaaatgagaagcGGAAATATCAATAAAATGGAAGATTATCTAATTGTGAAGGAGAGGGGTGACGATAAACTTGCTAAAGCTATTGTCACCGCAGCAGAGGTACAAACAAGAAGTTATCATGATGATAAATATTCTGTTGATAAATGTATGGAGGTGTTTTATGCATTGCCTGATCCATGGACCGCGGACGAGGTATTTAAAGCTACAAGAGTGttccaaagaaagaaaaaaaatcgtgAGGCTTGGCTTTCATTAAAGGATGAACATAGGGCTTATTGGATAAAAAAGGCATGGGAAGAAGGAATTTAG
- the LOC109720393 gene encoding uncharacterized protein LOC109720393 isoform X3 produces the protein MHRAYLVELLQEHNKDKWRGQNGWNKEGWRSIHKAMITKFSHSNYTLEQVKDQEQQLKKQFKAVKNLVEMSGFGWDGDKKMVSAPSEVWEPLINNNKELRKWHNKPFPWYEALYDIYEGTYAEGKRARGCEYYSNHSRGSSSTSQPESPLATIPGVRDNFDEHVEETQEVNLSAQIPSPSDLPHPVQVPPPSQSQMQAQEEARTASSSKKRKMRSGNINKMEDYLIVKERGDDKLAKAIVTAAEVQTRSYHDDKYSVDKCMEVFYALPDPWTADEVFKATRVFQRKKKNREAWLSLKDEHRAYWIKKAWEEGI, from the exons ATGCATAGAGCTTATTTAGTAGAACTTTTACAAGAACATAATAAAGATAAATGGAGAGGTCAAAATGGATGGAATAAAGAAGGATGGCGTAGTATACATAAGGCAATGATTACTAAGTTTTCTCATTCAAATTATACATTAGAACAAGTAAAAGATCAGGAGCAACAATTAAAGAAGCAATTTAAGGCTGTGAAGAACTTAGTAGAGATGAGTGGCTTTGGTTGGGATGGCGACAAGAAAATGGTTTCTGCTCCATCAGAAGTTTGGGAACCGTTGATTAAT aATAACAAAGAACTTAGGAAATGGCACAACAAGCCCTTTCCATGGTATGAAGCACTATATGATATTTATGAAG GCACATATGCAGAAGGCAAACGTGCTCGTGGATGTGAGTATTATAGTAATCACTCTAGAGGTTCATCATCGACCTCCCAGCCGGAGTCTCCATTAGCCACGATTCCAGGTGTCAGAGATAATTTTGATGAACATGTTGAAGAGACTCAGGAAGTCAATCTGTCAGCTCAAATACCCTCGCCAAGTGACCTACCTCACCCAGTTCAAGTGCCTCCACCATCACAATCACAAATGCAAGCTCAAGAAGAAGCTAGGACAGCATCAagttctaaaaaaagaaaaatgagaagcGGAAATATCAATAAAATGGAAGATTATCTAATTGTGAAGGAGAGGGGTGACGATAAACTTGCTAAAGCTATTGTCACCGCAGCAGAGGTACAAACAAGAAGTTATCATGATGATAAATATTCTGTTGATAAATGTATGGAGGTGTTTTATGCATTGCCTGATCCATGGACCGCGGACGAGGTATTTAAAGCTACAAGAGTGttccaaagaaagaaaaaaaatcgtgAGGCTTGGCTTTCATTAAAGGATGAACATAGGGCTTATTGGATAAAAAAGGCATGGGAAGAAGGAATTTAG